In the Candidatus Zixiibacteriota bacterium genome, one interval contains:
- a CDS encoding twin-arginine translocase TatA/TatE family subunit, whose amino-acid sequence MFGLGTQELLLILLVIVLLFGARKIPEIARGLGRSIGEFKKGMRDSNEPEPPDDSPKNQPPSSPPAGQ is encoded by the coding sequence ATGTTCGGCTTGGGAACCCAGGAGCTCCTGCTCATCCTGCTGGTCATCGTCCTGTTGTTCGGGGCGCGCAAGATTCCGGAGATCGCGCGTGGGCTGGGGCGCAGCATCGGTGAATTCAAGAAGGGCATGCGCGACTCCAACGAACCCGAGCCGCCGGACGATTCGCCGAAGAACCAACCGCCCTCGTCACCCCCGGCCGGTCAGTAG
- a CDS encoding SCO family protein → MMFPRFRVIALILPAVAALTIPRTGVAQQVLENVPELQRIDVVEHLGDTIPLDLVFTDDRGDPVTLRRYFTADRPVILTLAYSNCPMLCSIVLDGLTNGVQALSWRPGGEFQMITVSIDPLETVEQAAARKKRYMSYLPRASNPDGWAFLVGAAGQSRALADAVGFKYFWDEKSRQYAHPAVVMILTGDGVVSRYLYGIEYKERDLRLGLLEASEGKIGSTIDRIILYCFHYDPAAKGYVLFAGNVMRLGGLLTMVALVAFLVALWVRDRLHHRAGPAAVS, encoded by the coding sequence ATGATGTTCCCGCGCTTCAGAGTCATCGCACTCATCCTCCCGGCCGTGGCGGCGCTCACGATTCCCCGGACGGGGGTCGCCCAGCAGGTCCTGGAAAATGTCCCCGAGTTGCAACGGATCGATGTCGTCGAGCATCTGGGGGACACGATTCCACTCGACCTGGTCTTCACCGATGACCGCGGGGATCCGGTCACATTGCGGCGCTACTTCACCGCCGATCGCCCGGTGATCCTGACCTTGGCGTACTCCAACTGCCCGATGTTGTGCTCCATCGTGCTGGACGGTCTGACCAATGGTGTGCAGGCGTTGTCATGGCGACCGGGCGGCGAGTTCCAGATGATCACCGTCAGCATCGATCCTCTGGAAACGGTCGAACAGGCCGCCGCCCGCAAGAAACGGTATATGTCCTACCTGCCGCGGGCGTCCAACCCGGACGGTTGGGCGTTTCTGGTCGGTGCCGCAGGCCAGTCGCGGGCTCTGGCCGATGCTGTTGGCTTCAAGTACTTCTGGGACGAAAAGAGCCGGCAGTATGCACATCCCGCCGTCGTCATGATCCTGACGGGCGACGGTGTCGTTTCCCGCTATCTGTACGGCATTGAATACAAGGAGCGCGACTTGCGCTTGGGGCTGCTGGAGGCCTCGGAAGGGAAGATCGGCAGCACGATCGATCGTATCATCCTCTATTGTTTCCACTACGATCCGGCGGCCAAGGGATATGTTCTCTTCGCCGGGAATGTCATGCGCTTGGGCGGTCTCCTGACGATGGTGGCGCTGGTGGCCTTTTTGGTCGCCCTCTGGGTGCGCGATCGGCTGCATCACCGGGCCGGGCCGGCCGCAGTCTCCTGA
- a CDS encoding cytochrome c oxidase subunit 3 family protein, whose translation MSVAADHPAFLQHHFADPRQQHESAKLGMWLFLVTEILLFGGLFCAYAVYRAWYPEMFYNAHKALDVLMGGINTVVLITSSVTMALAIRSLQRDRRRPAVGLLLATLLLASVFLVIKYFEYSHKIHLGQLPGKYYHFTGVPGTNPHIFFSIYFMMTGLHGLHVLVGMGVIGWVMVRTARGAYSHVYYTPVELAGLYWHLVDMIWIFLFPLLYLIG comes from the coding sequence ATGAGCGTCGCCGCCGATCATCCGGCCTTCCTGCAGCACCACTTTGCCGATCCCCGGCAGCAGCACGAGTCGGCCAAGCTCGGCATGTGGCTGTTTCTCGTGACGGAGATTCTCCTGTTTGGCGGGTTGTTTTGCGCCTATGCCGTCTACCGCGCCTGGTATCCCGAGATGTTCTACAACGCCCACAAGGCGCTCGACGTCCTGATGGGGGGCATCAACACCGTGGTGTTGATCACGTCCTCGGTCACGATGGCGTTGGCGATCCGCAGCCTCCAGCGGGATCGACGGCGACCGGCGGTCGGTCTGCTGTTGGCGACGTTGCTTCTGGCTTCGGTGTTCCTGGTGATCAAGTATTTTGAATACAGCCACAAGATTCATCTTGGGCAGTTGCCTGGGAAGTACTACCATTTCACCGGTGTGCCGGGAACCAATCCCCACATCTTCTTCAGCATCTACTTTATGATGACCGGACTGCATGGGCTGCATGTTCTGGTCGGCATGGGCGTGATCGGGTGGGTCATGGTCCGGACCGCGCGGGGCGCGTACTCTCATGTCTACTACACACCGGTGGAGTTGGCGGGGTTGTACTGGCACCTCGTGGACATGATCTGGATTTTCCTGTTTCCATTGTTGTACCTGATCGGGTAG
- the coxB gene encoding cytochrome c oxidase subunit II, which translates to MDTTRTLFLPPGGSTVAPEVDALFNFLVYVAIAFFVLIMTMVIVFAVRYRRRGPQVLTPGISHNTALEMTWITIPLILVGIVFVWGFRGYLKQSVVPKDALEVRVTGQKWFWSFAYPEGATSINELVVPAGKPIKLLLSSQDVIHSFYVPDFRIKRDALPNRYTITWFEAPRPGNHHLFCAEYCGTKHSAMIGTVRVVSDREYQQWLESTSASGTGMSAVDFGAKLYVSKTCNSCHSNDGRAMNGPTFRNLYGHDVEMTGGGRVIVDENYLRESILDPRAKVVAGYQPIMPTFQGLIKTHEMDALIAYIKSLSPTKEDDGQPAPRP; encoded by the coding sequence ATGGATACCACGCGCACATTGTTCCTTCCTCCCGGCGGCTCGACGGTCGCTCCCGAGGTCGACGCGTTGTTCAATTTTCTCGTGTATGTGGCGATCGCGTTCTTCGTTCTGATCATGACCATGGTCATTGTGTTCGCGGTTCGTTACCGCCGCCGGGGACCGCAGGTCCTGACGCCGGGGATCTCGCACAACACGGCGCTCGAGATGACCTGGATCACGATTCCTCTGATCCTTGTGGGCATTGTCTTCGTCTGGGGATTTCGTGGCTACTTGAAGCAGAGCGTCGTGCCGAAGGACGCACTGGAGGTCCGGGTCACCGGGCAGAAGTGGTTCTGGTCATTCGCCTACCCTGAGGGCGCGACGTCGATCAACGAGCTCGTTGTTCCGGCCGGGAAGCCGATCAAGCTTCTGTTGTCGTCCCAGGATGTGATCCACAGCTTCTATGTACCGGACTTTCGCATCAAGCGTGACGCTCTGCCCAACCGTTACACGATCACCTGGTTTGAGGCGCCCCGACCGGGCAACCACCACCTCTTCTGCGCGGAGTACTGCGGGACCAAGCACTCCGCGATGATCGGCACCGTCCGCGTCGTCAGTGACCGGGAGTACCAACAGTGGCTCGAGAGCACGTCGGCCTCGGGAACGGGAATGAGCGCGGTGGACTTTGGCGCCAAGTTATATGTCTCCAAGACCTGCAACAGTTGTCACAGCAACGACGGGCGCGCCATGAACGGTCCCACATTCCGGAATCTGTACGGTCATGACGTCGAGATGACCGGCGGAGGACGGGTGATCGTCGACGAGAACTACCTGCGCGAATCGATTCTGGATCCGCGCGCCAAAGTCGTCGCCGGATACCAGCCGATCATGCCGACCTTCCAGGGACTGATCAAAACCCATGAGATGGATGCCCTGATCGCCTACATTAAATCGCTGTCGCCGACGAAGGAGGACGATGGACAACCAGCCCCCCGTCCATAG
- a CDS encoding COX15/CtaA family protein has product MTGLRRWLVATTAATYLLIFVGGLVRVSGAGLGCPDWPKCFGRWIPPTDIGQVPSDFDPAQFNITLAWMEYVNRLIGVTIGVLILISAIRSIQRARHRPRILYPVLVALLLVAIQGWQGGRVVGSQLAPFVVTIHMVLAFVIVSLLLYATLESHHEGRAGAVETGGPTRGLRRWLGLLWALSIVAIGLGTQVRSDVGELQKAHPAFTGLDVLAQVGAVRIWHLVLGILIVVASGYVSVVILRWARTKTRLLTYGARALAALSAIQVLIGFLLVAVGLPAALQVFHLWISSLYIGALLVVQFAGARSREDAHAA; this is encoded by the coding sequence GTGACAGGATTGCGACGCTGGTTGGTGGCGACGACGGCCGCGACCTACCTGCTCATCTTTGTCGGCGGCTTGGTGCGGGTGTCTGGGGCAGGATTGGGATGTCCCGACTGGCCGAAGTGCTTCGGGCGTTGGATTCCTCCGACCGACATCGGTCAGGTGCCGTCGGACTTCGACCCCGCTCAGTTCAACATCACGCTGGCCTGGATGGAGTACGTCAACCGCCTGATCGGCGTCACGATCGGCGTCCTGATTCTGATCAGCGCCATCCGGTCGATTCAAAGGGCGCGCCATCGTCCCCGGATCCTCTATCCGGTTCTGGTGGCGCTCCTGCTGGTGGCCATCCAGGGATGGCAGGGTGGAAGAGTCGTCGGTTCGCAGTTGGCTCCGTTTGTGGTGACGATTCACATGGTGCTGGCGTTTGTCATTGTCAGTCTCCTGCTCTATGCGACACTCGAATCGCATCATGAAGGGCGGGCCGGTGCGGTTGAAACAGGCGGTCCCACTCGGGGGCTGCGACGGTGGTTGGGACTGCTGTGGGCCCTGTCGATTGTCGCCATCGGGCTGGGGACGCAAGTGCGATCGGACGTGGGAGAGCTCCAGAAGGCGCATCCGGCATTCACCGGCCTGGACGTCTTGGCGCAAGTCGGAGCGGTTCGGATCTGGCACCTTGTGCTGGGGATATTGATCGTAGTGGCCAGTGGATATGTTTCGGTGGTTATTTTGCGTTGGGCGCGGACGAAGACGCGGCTACTGACTTATGGTGCTCGCGCTTTGGCGGCTCTCTCTGCCATCCAGGTGCTCATCGGCTTTTTGCTTGTCGCCGTGGGACTCCCAGCCGCACTGCAGGTGTTCCACTTGTGGATATCAAGTCTCTACATCGGTGCGCTCCTGGTCGTGCAGTTTGCCGGCGCGCGCAGTCGGGAGGACGCTCATGCCGCCTGA
- the ctaD gene encoding cytochrome c oxidase subunit I gives MDNQPPVHSYLREPSGLKSWLLTRDHKRIGVLYLIGIMTAFVIGGVLALMIRLELLRPGPTLFTPDTYNKIFTLHGAVMIFLFIIPSIPAALGNFVLPLLIGAKDVAFPRLNLASWYIYVVGTVVALYSIFAGAVDTGWTFYTPYSTQSTTTVTAMTLGAFILGFSSILTGLNFIVTVHKLRAPGMTWFRMPLMVWALYATAVIQILATPVLGITLVLLILERLFGIGIFDPAMGGDPVLYQHFFWFYSHPAVYIMILPGMGIISELISTFSRKTIFGYRFIAFSSVAIALLGFLVWGHHMFVSGQSELASMVFSALTFLVAIPSGIKIFNWLATMYKGQISFTTPMLYALSFLCTFTVGGLTGIFLGTLSVDVHLHDTYFVVAHFHYVMVGGTVMALLGGVHYWWPKMFGRMYSEFWGRIAAIIIFVGFNLTFFPQFVLGSQGMPRRYFDYIPEYHSLHATSTVGSWVMTIGFLIMAAYLIRSFSHGAIPGDNPWGSLSLEWTTTSPPPTENFAVTPQITHGPYDYDQMTAASTLARHGTGAR, from the coding sequence ATGGACAACCAGCCCCCCGTCCATAGCTACCTGAGGGAGCCATCGGGCCTGAAGTCCTGGCTGCTCACACGCGACCACAAACGCATCGGTGTGCTGTACCTGATCGGTATCATGACGGCCTTTGTCATCGGCGGCGTGCTGGCGTTGATGATCCGCCTGGAGTTGTTGCGTCCCGGACCAACGCTGTTTACACCGGACACCTACAACAAGATCTTCACGCTGCACGGGGCGGTGATGATCTTCCTGTTCATCATCCCGTCGATCCCGGCCGCGTTAGGCAACTTCGTACTGCCGTTGTTGATCGGCGCCAAGGACGTCGCCTTCCCCCGTTTGAATCTGGCAAGCTGGTACATCTACGTGGTCGGCACGGTGGTGGCATTGTACTCGATCTTTGCCGGAGCGGTGGATACCGGGTGGACCTTCTACACGCCGTACAGCACGCAGTCGACGACCACGGTGACCGCCATGACGCTGGGGGCGTTCATCCTCGGGTTCTCGTCGATACTGACCGGGCTGAATTTCATCGTCACCGTGCACAAGCTCCGGGCGCCGGGGATGACCTGGTTCCGCATGCCGTTGATGGTATGGGCGCTGTACGCCACGGCGGTGATTCAGATTCTGGCCACGCCCGTCCTGGGGATCACGCTGGTGCTTCTGATTCTGGAGCGGCTCTTCGGCATCGGGATTTTCGACCCCGCCATGGGCGGCGATCCGGTCCTGTATCAGCACTTCTTCTGGTTCTATTCGCATCCGGCCGTGTACATCATGATCCTGCCGGGAATGGGGATCATCTCGGAGCTGATCTCGACGTTCTCGCGCAAGACGATCTTCGGCTACCGCTTCATCGCCTTCTCCTCGGTGGCGATCGCACTGTTGGGATTTCTCGTCTGGGGACACCACATGTTCGTCTCCGGCCAATCGGAGCTCGCCTCGATGGTGTTCTCGGCGCTGACCTTCTTGGTGGCGATACCGTCCGGGATCAAGATCTTCAACTGGCTGGCGACGATGTACAAGGGCCAGATCAGCTTCACGACGCCGATGCTCTATGCGCTTTCGTTCCTGTGCACGTTCACGGTCGGCGGGTTGACGGGGATCTTCCTGGGGACATTGTCGGTAGACGTCCATCTGCACGACACGTACTTCGTGGTGGCCCATTTCCACTATGTGATGGTGGGTGGAACGGTCATGGCGCTTCTGGGGGGGGTTCACTACTGGTGGCCGAAGATGTTCGGGCGCATGTACAGCGAGTTCTGGGGTCGGATCGCAGCCATCATCATCTTCGTCGGCTTCAATCTGACGTTTTTCCCGCAGTTCGTGCTCGGTTCGCAGGGGATGCCCCGGCGCTACTTCGACTACATACCCGAGTATCATTCGCTCCATGCGACTTCGACCGTTGGTTCCTGGGTGATGACCATCGGCTTCCTGATCATGGCGGCCTACCTGATCCGCTCGTTCTCCCATGGCGCCATTCCGGGCGACAATCCCTGGGGGTCGCTGTCGCTGGAGTGGACCACGACATCGCCACCGCCCACGGAGAACTTCGCCGTGACGCCCCAGATCACCCACGGCCCCTACGACTACGACCAGATGACCGCCGCCAGCACCCTGGCGCGGCACGGGACCGGAGCCCGATGA
- a CDS encoding cytochrome C oxidase subunit IV family protein, whose amino-acid sequence MSSTSSADSTHVTPLRVYLTVGGLLLLLTVVTVLVSQVHLGTWNLVVALTIAAIKASLVAFFFMHLYYDHKFYFVLFLVGVLFLALFIGFSMIDTMRRGDLYREVAAPIHAPAAIYGTPADSSHSSGHAADSAVPPAVGH is encoded by the coding sequence ATGTCATCCACTTCTTCCGCAGATTCGACACATGTGACGCCGCTGCGCGTCTATCTGACAGTCGGCGGGCTTTTGTTGTTGTTGACCGTCGTCACTGTGCTGGTATCCCAGGTGCACCTGGGCACGTGGAACCTGGTCGTGGCCCTGACGATCGCCGCCATCAAGGCGTCCCTGGTGGCGTTCTTCTTCATGCATCTGTACTATGACCACAAGTTCTACTTCGTCCTGTTTCTGGTCGGCGTCCTGTTCCTGGCGCTGTTCATCGGATTCTCCATGATCGATACGATGCGGCGCGGCGATCTCTACCGCGAGGTGGCCGCGCCGATTCATGCACCGGCGGCAATCTACGGGACTCCGGCGGACAGTTCGCATTCGTCGGGGCATGCGGCCGACTCAGCGGTCCCTCCCGCCGTCGGACATTGA
- the nrfD gene encoding NrfD/PsrC family molybdoenzyme membrane anchor subunit — protein MAAPHPADAPLIAGNQTFGTVTERISRLVEGRTPRAWYIVFAAAFSLLLVFVGTIGHLVWTGIGIWGLNVPVGWGWAIVNFVFWVGIGHAGTLISAILFLMRQRWRTSINRFAEAMTLFAVLCALMFPAFHVGRVWVAYYMFPVPNQMSMWPNWRSPLLWDVFAVSTYFTVSLLFWFVGLIPDLATLRDRAKTKLRRLIFGVLAIGWRGGNRQWRHYELAYLLLAGLSTPLVLSVHSVVSTDFAVSILPGWHTTIFPPYFVAGAIFSGFAMVLTLAIIARRVYHLEDFITVNHLERMNKIMLVTGMMVGYAYATEFFIAWYSGNIYEIFAFVNRATGPYAWAYWIMVSCNVLVPQFFWFRRWRTSIPVMFVASILINVGMWFERFVIVVSSLANDFLPSMWAYFKPTIFDVSMLVGSFGLFFTLFLLFIRFLPMISMAEVKSVLPAANVHGSHHGSGAVAASSESA, from the coding sequence ATGGCGGCACCGCATCCGGCGGACGCCCCATTGATTGCGGGCAACCAGACCTTCGGGACCGTCACCGAGCGGATCAGCCGCCTCGTCGAGGGCCGGACGCCGCGCGCCTGGTACATCGTCTTTGCGGCGGCCTTCTCGCTCTTGCTCGTTTTCGTCGGGACCATCGGTCATCTGGTGTGGACGGGGATCGGGATCTGGGGGCTCAACGTACCGGTCGGTTGGGGTTGGGCGATTGTCAACTTCGTCTTCTGGGTCGGGATCGGACACGCCGGGACGCTGATATCGGCGATCCTGTTCCTGATGCGTCAGCGCTGGCGGACATCCATTAACCGCTTCGCGGAAGCGATGACCTTGTTCGCGGTGCTCTGCGCCCTGATGTTCCCGGCCTTTCATGTCGGGCGTGTCTGGGTGGCCTACTACATGTTCCCGGTGCCGAACCAGATGTCGATGTGGCCCAACTGGCGCAGCCCGCTGTTATGGGATGTCTTTGCCGTGAGCACGTATTTCACCGTGTCGCTGCTGTTCTGGTTTGTCGGCCTGATCCCCGATCTGGCGACATTGCGCGATCGTGCGAAGACGAAGCTGCGGCGGCTGATCTTCGGAGTCCTCGCGATCGGCTGGCGGGGTGGCAATCGTCAATGGCGTCACTATGAGCTGGCGTATCTCCTCCTCGCCGGTCTCTCCACGCCGCTCGTGCTCTCGGTGCATTCGGTGGTATCCACCGACTTTGCGGTCTCGATCCTCCCCGGCTGGCACACGACGATCTTTCCACCCTACTTCGTGGCCGGCGCCATCTTCTCCGGATTTGCGATGGTCCTCACGCTGGCGATCATCGCGCGCCGGGTGTATCACCTTGAAGACTTCATCACAGTGAATCACCTGGAGCGGATGAACAAGATCATGCTGGTCACCGGGATGATGGTGGGGTATGCCTATGCCACCGAGTTCTTCATCGCCTGGTATTCCGGCAACATCTACGAGATCTTCGCCTTCGTCAATCGTGCGACCGGTCCGTATGCGTGGGCGTACTGGATCATGGTGAGCTGCAATGTGCTGGTGCCGCAGTTCTTCTGGTTCCGTCGATGGAGAACCAGCATCCCGGTGATGTTTGTGGCTTCGATTCTGATCAATGTCGGCATGTGGTTTGAGCGCTTCGTTATTGTCGTGTCCTCGCTGGCCAATGACTTCCTGCCGTCGATGTGGGCGTATTTCAAGCCGACGATTTTCGACGTCTCGATGCTCGTGGGGTCATTCGGGCTGTTCTTCACCCTGTTTCTCTTGTTCATCCGTTTTCTGCCCATGATCTCCATGGCCGAGGTCAAGAGCGTGCTTCCGGCGGCCAATGTGCACGGATCTCACCATGGTTCTGGCGCGGTCGCGGCATCATCGGAGTCCGCCTGA
- a CDS encoding cytochrome c: MGIRVMTLRIARKAGGGVVGAALVALAVGCQGQPSEKPPIHLNPNMVDQEKYKAYGASRFFADSAAMRHPPAGTVARGALHENIVFYTGFDVHGDPAASPEPVTMPLLHRGQERFNIYCAPCHGRVGDGRGIMVTRGYVPPPSFHDDRIRNMADGVIFDVITNGIRNMPSYSAQIPVTDRWAIIAYLRALQRSQNATLEDIPPEKRGSLK, from the coding sequence ATGGGCATTCGGGTCATGACATTGAGAATCGCCCGGAAGGCCGGCGGAGGTGTGGTCGGCGCGGCGCTGGTGGCTCTCGCGGTCGGCTGCCAGGGGCAACCCTCGGAGAAGCCCCCGATCCATCTCAATCCGAACATGGTTGATCAGGAGAAATACAAGGCCTACGGCGCCAGCCGGTTCTTCGCCGACAGCGCCGCGATGCGTCATCCCCCCGCCGGAACTGTGGCGCGCGGTGCGCTGCATGAGAACATTGTCTTCTACACCGGTTTTGATGTCCACGGTGACCCCGCCGCTTCGCCGGAACCGGTGACGATGCCGCTGTTGCACCGGGGGCAGGAGCGATTCAACATCTACTGCGCGCCGTGCCACGGGCGTGTCGGCGACGGGCGCGGGATCATGGTGACGCGCGGATATGTCCCGCCGCCGAGTTTCCATGACGACCGCATCCGTAACATGGCCGACGGCGTGATCTTTGACGTGATCACCAACGGCATACGCAACATGCCGTCGTATAGCGCGCAGATCCCGGTGACCGACCGTTGGGCAATCATTGCCTATCTGCGGGCGCTGCAACGCAGCCAGAATGCCACGTTGGAAGACATCCCGCCGGAGAAGCGGGGATCGTTGAAGTGA
- a CDS encoding DUF3341 domain-containing protein, translating to MAEKHPIRGVLAELDSPAALLTAARRVREAGYREFDCHSPFPIHGMDDAMGLRRSPLGWVVGGAAMLGVGSAILLQWWTSTVDYRFLISGKPYFSFQAYVPVTFGFGVLFAALAAGLGMLHFNRLPRLHHAVFSSERFRKVSDDGFFVSIEVGDRLFDADRTADFLRSIGATHVELLSD from the coding sequence ATGGCTGAGAAGCATCCCATCCGTGGCGTGCTCGCAGAGCTCGACAGTCCGGCGGCTCTCCTGACGGCGGCGCGGCGGGTTCGTGAGGCCGGATACCGCGAATTTGATTGCCATTCGCCCTTTCCGATCCACGGCATGGACGACGCGATGGGGCTGCGACGCTCGCCATTGGGGTGGGTCGTCGGGGGCGCGGCGATGCTCGGGGTGGGGAGTGCCATCCTCCTGCAATGGTGGACGTCGACTGTCGATTACCGGTTTCTCATCTCCGGCAAACCGTACTTCAGCTTCCAAGCGTATGTGCCGGTCACCTTCGGATTCGGCGTACTGTTTGCGGCATTGGCGGCGGGTCTTGGGATGCTGCACTTCAACCGATTGCCGCGTCTCCATCACGCGGTCTTCTCCTCTGAGCGTTTCCGGAAGGTCTCCGATGATGGCTTTTTCGTTTCGATTGAGGTCGGCGATCGTCTGTTCGATGCCGACCGTACGGCGGACTTCCTGCGCTCCATCGGCGCGACGCACGTGGAGTTGTTGAGCGACTGA
- a CDS encoding SCO family protein, producing MPPEQRVSGRIVILALAGLLVIAMIGAYAIHLSNRSRLALPVLGQVPEFTFTERSGETFGRRDLMGKISVVDFIFTRCPGICPIMSGRMSRLYRQFAQHREIQFVSISVDPDYDSLPVLRAYAERQGVTDNRWLFLRGPIDEVIQLSEKGFMLPLDEPPAGHSSKFVLVDAAGQIRGYYASDADDSQLLLQYHLMALSGSLRRRRPASPS from the coding sequence ATGCCGCCTGAACAGCGTGTGTCCGGGCGCATCGTGATACTGGCGCTGGCCGGGCTTTTGGTGATCGCCATGATCGGAGCGTATGCGATCCATCTGTCCAATCGGTCCCGTTTGGCGCTGCCGGTCTTGGGACAGGTTCCCGAGTTCACCTTCACGGAACGTTCGGGGGAAACGTTCGGCCGTCGTGATCTGATGGGTAAAATCAGCGTGGTCGACTTCATCTTCACCCGCTGCCCCGGCATCTGTCCGATCATGTCCGGCCGCATGTCGCGTTTGTATCGCCAGTTCGCCCAGCATCGGGAGATCCAGTTTGTCTCGATCTCGGTCGATCCCGACTATGATTCGCTACCCGTGCTGCGGGCATATGCCGAGCGCCAGGGCGTGACCGACAATCGTTGGCTCTTTCTTCGTGGTCCCATCGATGAGGTCATCCAACTGAGCGAAAAGGGATTCATGCTGCCGTTGGATGAACCGCCCGCAGGGCATAGCAGCAAGTTCGTGTTGGTCGATGCGGCAGGGCAGATTCGCGGGTACTACGCCAGTGACGCCGATGACAGCCAACTGTTGCTCCAATACCATCTTATGGCGCTGTCCGGCAGTCTGCGGCGTCGCCGTCCGGCTTCGCCTTCCTGA